A window of Rhododendron vialii isolate Sample 1 chromosome 13a, ASM3025357v1 contains these coding sequences:
- the LOC131313722 gene encoding oligoribonuclease-like isoform X2, with product MNQFANAFSLLEVDVADDREQTDSAVPTVHQENANERARGEEKGDSSGETILTKSDSGCQQPVEMVSGEYKLPLVWIDLEMTGLNVEVDRILEIACVVTDGNLSKSIEGPDLVIYQSKECLDRMGEWCQTHHAASGLTEKVLQSTTGEQEAEKQKYMPDLASLFYHVIVDVSSVRALCFRWYPKENRKAPAKENKHRAMDDIRESIAELKYLKANIFKPSKQKK from the exons ATGAATCAGTTTGCAAATGCATTTTCCTTGCTTGAAGTGGATGTTGCAGATGACAGAGAACAGACAGACTCTGCAGTACCTACTGTTCATCAGGAAAATGCTAATGAAAGAG CTAGGGGCGAGGAAAAGGGTGACAGCTCAGGAGAAACGATACTTACCAAGAGTGACAGTGGGTGTCAACAACCCGTAGAAATGGTTTCAGGAGAGTATAAGTTGCCGcttgtttggattgatttggaaaTGACAG GTCTAAATGTGGAAGTTGACAGAATACTGGAGATTGCTTGTGTAGTCACAGATGGCAATTTGTCCAAATCGAttgag GGTCCTGATTTGGTAATCTATCAAAGTAAGGAATGTTTGGATAGAATGGGAGAATGGTGTCAAACTCATCATGCAGCAAGTG GGTTGACAGAAAAGGTGCTCCAAAGTACAACTGGTGAACAGGAGGCTGAAAAGCAG AAGTATATGCCAGATTTGGCCAGTCTTTTCTACCATGTAATCGTTGACGTTAGCAGTGTCAGGGCCCTGTGCTTTCGGTGGTACCCTAAAG AGAACAGGAAAGCTCCTGCCAAGGAAAACAAGCATAGAGCAATGGATGACATCAGGGAAAGCATAGCTGAACTGAAATACCTCAAGGCGAATATATTTAAACCATCAAAGCAAAAGAAGTGA
- the LOC131313263 gene encoding adenine DNA glycosylase isoform X2 gives MPCHSQPTRTSSNIFKQIAWRGILCSSKYSPLLSMGSKKKTNAAAAAAATTTTRKRPRRITRTKPKYNDNEEEEAPTVSDIEDLGFSRNETLEIRASLLEWYDLNQRDLPWRRISSCSVEGKDGNDEEESERRAYAVWVSEVMLQQTRVQAVIGYFNRWMQKWPTLGHLARASLEEVNEMWAGLGYYRRARYLLEGAKKIVEGGDIFPKTVAALRKVPGIGDYTAGAIASIAFKEVVPVVDGNVVRVVARLKAISANPKHSVTIKNFWKLSGQLVDPSRPGDFNQALMEFGATVCTPLSPSCSVCPVSAHCCALSLATKQRSAQVTDYPIKVVKSKQRHDFAAVTVVEILEGQDTKEEFQLDGRFLLVKRPEEGLLAGLWEFPSVLVEVEADLATRRHAIDQFLKKSFKLDVKKSCSVVSREDIGEYVHVFSHIRLKMFVELLVIRLKGGKHVLHGKPDSKTMAWKSVDGKALSSMGLTSGVRKVYSMIQKFKQDKSKPINGKATKKMTS, from the exons ATGCCATGCCACTCACAGCCAACCCGAACTAGTAGTAATATTTTCAAACAAATCGCTTGGCGGGGAATACTCTGCTCTTCGAAATATTCGCCGTTATTATCCATGGGCTCGAAGAAGAAGACGAATGCAGCGGCGGCTGCGGCcgcgaccaccaccaccagaaaGAGACCACGACGGATCACTCGCACGAAACCTAAATACAACGACAACGAGGAAGAAGAGGCACCGACAGTGTCGGACATTGAAGACTTGGGTTTCAGCAgaaacgaaaccctagaaatcagGGCTTCCCTCCTGGAGTGGTACGACCTCAACCAGAGGGACCTCCCTTGGCGAAGAATCAGCAGCTGCAGCGTTGAAGGCAAGGATGGTAACGACGAAGAGGAAAGTGAGAGAAGGGCTTATGCTGTGTGGGTTTCTGAAGTAATGCTTCAGCAGACTAGGGTTCAGGCCGTAATCGGTTACTTTAACCGGTGGATGCAGAAATGGCCTACTCTTGGTCATCTCGCTCGCGCTTCTCTCGAG GAGGTGAATGAGATGTGGGCGGGTTTGGGGTATTACAGACGAGCACGGTATCTGCTAGAG GGAGCAAAAAAGATTGTTGAAGGAGGAGACATCTTTCCTAAAACAGTTGCAGCTCTTCGGAAGGTCCCAGGTATAGGAGATTATACAGCAGGTGCAATTGCCTCCATTGCATTCAAGGAGGTGG TGCCAGTGGTTGATGGAAATGTAGTTAGGGTGGTTGCCAGACTAAAGGCTATTTCTGCTAATCCCAAACATTCGGTCACAATCAAGAACTTTTG GAAGCTATCAGGGCAATTAGTTGATCCTTCTAGGCCTGGAGATTTCAACCAGGCTCTAATGGAATTTGGTGCTACAGTATGCACTCCCTTGAGCCCAAGCTGCTCTGTTTGTCCTGTCTCAGCCCACTGTTGTGCATTATCTCTGGCCACGAAACAGAGATCAGCACAAGTTACAGATTATCCTATAAAGGTTGTAAAGTCCAAACAGAGACATGACTTTGCTGCTGTCACTGTCGTGGAGATATTGGAAGGCCAAGATACTAAAGAGGAATTTCAACTTGATGGTAGATTTCTTCTAGTAAAGAGGCCAGAAGAAGGTTTACTTGCTGGCCTCTGGGAGTTTCCATCTGTCCTGGTGGAGGTCGAGGCTGATTTGGCCACAAGAAGACATGCTATTGATCAGTTCTTGAAGAAGTCTTTCAAATTAGACGTCAAAAAGTCTTGTTCTGTAGTTTCGAGGGAAGATATTGGAGAATACGTCCATGTGTTCAGTCACATTCGTCTTAAGATGTTTGTGGAGTTGCTGGTTATACGTCTAAAAG GCGGGAAGCATGTTTTGCACGGAAAACCTGACAGCAAAACTATGGCATGGAAGTCTGTGGATGGCAAGGCCCTTTCAAGCATGGGATTAACATCTGGAGTCAGGAAG GTTTACTCTATGATTCAGAAGTTCAAGCAAGACAAATCAAAACCCATCAATGGAAAAGCAACAAAGAAAATGACATCATGA
- the LOC131313263 gene encoding adenine DNA glycosylase isoform X1, translating to MPCHSQPTRTSSNIFKQIAWRGILCSSKYSPLLSMGSKKKTNAAAAAAATTTTRKRPRRITRTKPKYNDNEEEEAPTVSDIEDLGFSRNETLEIRASLLEWYDLNQRDLPWRRISSCSVEGKDGNDEEESERRAYAVWVSEVMLQQTRVQAVIGYFNRWMQKWPTLGHLARASLEEVNEMWAGLGYYRRARYLLEGAKKIVEGGDIFPKTVAALRKVPGIGDYTAGAIASIAFKEAVPVVDGNVVRVVARLKAISANPKHSVTIKNFWKLSGQLVDPSRPGDFNQALMEFGATVCTPLSPSCSVCPVSAHCCALSLATKQRSAQVTDYPIKVVKSKQRHDFAAVTVVEILEGQDTKEEFQLDGRFLLVKRPEEGLLAGLWEFPSVLVEVEADLATRRHAIDQFLKKSFKLDVKKSCSVVSREDIGEYVHVFSHIRLKMFVELLVIRLKGGKHVLHGKPDSKTMAWKSVDGKALSSMGLTSGVRKVYSMIQKFKQDKSKPINGKATKKMTS from the exons ATGCCATGCCACTCACAGCCAACCCGAACTAGTAGTAATATTTTCAAACAAATCGCTTGGCGGGGAATACTCTGCTCTTCGAAATATTCGCCGTTATTATCCATGGGCTCGAAGAAGAAGACGAATGCAGCGGCGGCTGCGGCcgcgaccaccaccaccagaaaGAGACCACGACGGATCACTCGCACGAAACCTAAATACAACGACAACGAGGAAGAAGAGGCACCGACAGTGTCGGACATTGAAGACTTGGGTTTCAGCAgaaacgaaaccctagaaatcagGGCTTCCCTCCTGGAGTGGTACGACCTCAACCAGAGGGACCTCCCTTGGCGAAGAATCAGCAGCTGCAGCGTTGAAGGCAAGGATGGTAACGACGAAGAGGAAAGTGAGAGAAGGGCTTATGCTGTGTGGGTTTCTGAAGTAATGCTTCAGCAGACTAGGGTTCAGGCCGTAATCGGTTACTTTAACCGGTGGATGCAGAAATGGCCTACTCTTGGTCATCTCGCTCGCGCTTCTCTCGAG GAGGTGAATGAGATGTGGGCGGGTTTGGGGTATTACAGACGAGCACGGTATCTGCTAGAG GGAGCAAAAAAGATTGTTGAAGGAGGAGACATCTTTCCTAAAACAGTTGCAGCTCTTCGGAAGGTCCCAGGTATAGGAGATTATACAGCAGGTGCAATTGCCTCCATTGCATTCAAGGAG gcAGTGCCAGTGGTTGATGGAAATGTAGTTAGGGTGGTTGCCAGACTAAAGGCTATTTCTGCTAATCCCAAACATTCGGTCACAATCAAGAACTTTTG GAAGCTATCAGGGCAATTAGTTGATCCTTCTAGGCCTGGAGATTTCAACCAGGCTCTAATGGAATTTGGTGCTACAGTATGCACTCCCTTGAGCCCAAGCTGCTCTGTTTGTCCTGTCTCAGCCCACTGTTGTGCATTATCTCTGGCCACGAAACAGAGATCAGCACAAGTTACAGATTATCCTATAAAGGTTGTAAAGTCCAAACAGAGACATGACTTTGCTGCTGTCACTGTCGTGGAGATATTGGAAGGCCAAGATACTAAAGAGGAATTTCAACTTGATGGTAGATTTCTTCTAGTAAAGAGGCCAGAAGAAGGTTTACTTGCTGGCCTCTGGGAGTTTCCATCTGTCCTGGTGGAGGTCGAGGCTGATTTGGCCACAAGAAGACATGCTATTGATCAGTTCTTGAAGAAGTCTTTCAAATTAGACGTCAAAAAGTCTTGTTCTGTAGTTTCGAGGGAAGATATTGGAGAATACGTCCATGTGTTCAGTCACATTCGTCTTAAGATGTTTGTGGAGTTGCTGGTTATACGTCTAAAAG GCGGGAAGCATGTTTTGCACGGAAAACCTGACAGCAAAACTATGGCATGGAAGTCTGTGGATGGCAAGGCCCTTTCAAGCATGGGATTAACATCTGGAGTCAGGAAG GTTTACTCTATGATTCAGAAGTTCAAGCAAGACAAATCAAAACCCATCAATGGAAAAGCAACAAAGAAAATGACATCATGA
- the LOC131314198 gene encoding uncharacterized protein LOC131314198, with the protein MATTVGGSIAISSFPSSSYFSRKANNCSSTLLTTVGKSVAFRPTVAFSAVQESSTPTVATETKETKEKETKEVKTADEALPSKPKRPAKVPAKPLPELMEEDVIPSLRAVLEAQDDISGLELSFGDNRLEGFFEKKGIPFSFWAFFPNGDLIGPKGFSLSSYGSGVSTVEPFLILEKKITAKHVVFWVEKRLAAQGIIPVWKE; encoded by the exons ATGGCGACAACAGTAGGAGGATCGATAGCCATTTCGAGCTTTCCTTCCTCTTCGTACTTCAGCCGTAAAGCTAATAACTGCTCCTCCACTCTCCTAACG ACGGTTGGTAAATCAGTTGCTTTCCGCCCAACTGTTGCCTTCTCCGCTGTGCAAGAATCGTCTACACCTACAG TTGCTACTGAAACAAAGGAGACAAAGGAAAAGGAGACAAAGGAAGTGAAGACAGCTGATGAAGCACTTCCTTCGAAGCCAAAACGCCCGGCAAAAGTTCCTGCTAAGCCGCTACCTGAGCTAATGGAGGAGGATGTAATCCCTTCACTGAGAGCAGTTCTTGAAGCTCAAGATGATATCTCTGGGCTTGAGTTATCTTTTGGGGACAACAGA CTTGAAGGTTTCTTTGAGAAGAAGGGCATTCCATTCTCGTTTTGGGCCTTCTTCCCCAATGGAGATCTCATTG GTCCAAAAGGGTTTTCTCTTTCCTCGTACGGATCAGGAGTGAGCACTGTTGAGCCTTTCCTCATTCTTGAGAAGAAAATAACAGCAAAACATGTTGTCTTCTGGGTTGAGAAGCGTTTGGCAGCTCAAGGAATAATTCCAGTGTGGAAAGAATAA
- the LOC131313722 gene encoding oligoribonuclease-like isoform X1, whose amino-acid sequence MNQFANAFSLLEVDVADDREQTDSAVPTVHQENANERARGEEKGDSSGETILTKSDSGCQQPVEMVSGEYKLPLVWIDLEMTGLNVEVDRILEIACVVTDGNLSKSIEGPDLVIYQSKECLDRMGEWCQTHHAASGLTEKVLQSTTGEQEAEKQVIEFVKRYVGTYTPLLAGNSVYTDFLFLKKYMPDLASLFYHVIVDVSSVRALCFRWYPKENRKAPAKENKHRAMDDIRESIAELKYLKANIFKPSKQKK is encoded by the exons ATGAATCAGTTTGCAAATGCATTTTCCTTGCTTGAAGTGGATGTTGCAGATGACAGAGAACAGACAGACTCTGCAGTACCTACTGTTCATCAGGAAAATGCTAATGAAAGAG CTAGGGGCGAGGAAAAGGGTGACAGCTCAGGAGAAACGATACTTACCAAGAGTGACAGTGGGTGTCAACAACCCGTAGAAATGGTTTCAGGAGAGTATAAGTTGCCGcttgtttggattgatttggaaaTGACAG GTCTAAATGTGGAAGTTGACAGAATACTGGAGATTGCTTGTGTAGTCACAGATGGCAATTTGTCCAAATCGAttgag GGTCCTGATTTGGTAATCTATCAAAGTAAGGAATGTTTGGATAGAATGGGAGAATGGTGTCAAACTCATCATGCAGCAAGTG GGTTGACAGAAAAGGTGCTCCAAAGTACAACTGGTGAACAGGAGGCTGAAAAGCAG GTTATTGAGTTTGTAAAGAGATACGTAGGCACGTATACACCTCTTCTTGCCGGAAATTCAGTTTACACGGATTTTCTGTTTTTGAAG AAGTATATGCCAGATTTGGCCAGTCTTTTCTACCATGTAATCGTTGACGTTAGCAGTGTCAGGGCCCTGTGCTTTCGGTGGTACCCTAAAG AGAACAGGAAAGCTCCTGCCAAGGAAAACAAGCATAGAGCAATGGATGACATCAGGGAAAGCATAGCTGAACTGAAATACCTCAAGGCGAATATATTTAAACCATCAAAGCAAAAGAAGTGA
- the LOC131313722 gene encoding oligoribonuclease-like isoform X3: MVSGEYKLPLVWIDLEMTGLNVEVDRILEIACVVTDGNLSKSIEGPDLVIYQSKECLDRMGEWCQTHHAASGLTEKVLQSTTGEQEAEKQVIEFVKRYVGTYTPLLAGNSVYTDFLFLKKYMPDLASLFYHVIVDVSSVRALCFRWYPKENRKAPAKENKHRAMDDIRESIAELKYLKANIFKPSKQKK, translated from the exons ATGGTTTCAGGAGAGTATAAGTTGCCGcttgtttggattgatttggaaaTGACAG GTCTAAATGTGGAAGTTGACAGAATACTGGAGATTGCTTGTGTAGTCACAGATGGCAATTTGTCCAAATCGAttgag GGTCCTGATTTGGTAATCTATCAAAGTAAGGAATGTTTGGATAGAATGGGAGAATGGTGTCAAACTCATCATGCAGCAAGTG GGTTGACAGAAAAGGTGCTCCAAAGTACAACTGGTGAACAGGAGGCTGAAAAGCAG GTTATTGAGTTTGTAAAGAGATACGTAGGCACGTATACACCTCTTCTTGCCGGAAATTCAGTTTACACGGATTTTCTGTTTTTGAAG AAGTATATGCCAGATTTGGCCAGTCTTTTCTACCATGTAATCGTTGACGTTAGCAGTGTCAGGGCCCTGTGCTTTCGGTGGTACCCTAAAG AGAACAGGAAAGCTCCTGCCAAGGAAAACAAGCATAGAGCAATGGATGACATCAGGGAAAGCATAGCTGAACTGAAATACCTCAAGGCGAATATATTTAAACCATCAAAGCAAAAGAAGTGA